Proteins encoded by one window of Microcoleus sp. FACHB-68:
- a CDS encoding CHAT domain-containing protein yields MSQKFRFLIIAILGLILTLSVPLRVHGRIEKPALNIESNCTDIQNLCLIAISPQPSAEILLQQGIDAYKAERFAEAADFWEKALQEFSESPLNQALVLNYLSLVYQQLDQWQPAEEAIFKSLNLLDSHKSPDKLPILARTLTTLGRFQLAQGKPQVAVETLQSATKTYEKIGDEEGKIGSLINQAQALQDLGYYRQSLKTLESVKLTLDNQPDSVKLTGLLSLGNSLRKVGDLDHSWCVLNEGLAVAKRVQSPQLIANISLSLGDTARILGNKDREQYKNIVFGQQSTPLKIPENCNDSAKINNNALGFYQQAQAFYRQANETASTSSLASIQASLQLVSLSLIIAEVKEWKNYWIPALEEAHELLPQLHAQIRDLASSRQGIYSQVILAEYLTKFKQLAKVSDFKTKSFNFPTDEEIEQLLRTAIQQAKDLKDDRSEAYALGYLGKFYEQNQMWVNARKYTEAGLNKSQSIFASNITYQWQWQLGRILKAQGDTSGAITAYTEAVNSLQDIRQNLVAIDLNLAGIKSDFQFDFQEKVEPVYRQLFDLLLSSGETENLKTAISVMELFQVAELETYLKCRLLPSNRVQKFKTVGETQQALEEKLAEIHNLDPAAALIYPIILDDRIEVIISFPDQSIKHYPCFISKSEVEKNLYNLRTNLSAKPHKPEKQIQRDSQEVYKWLLQQPESMLAEKNVKTLVFVLDGSLRNIPMPALYNQAKKQYLVKDYVTALSPGLLQLNLKHFSWQNLKILLAGRTSNAPRYGFPNHLPAVKAELVGIQKTFSNQKLFLDENFIWNKVTKSLKNSNFSVLHIATHGKFSSNRQETFILDFENKPLNMDNLDSLFQDEDPIELLTFSACETAEGDNRAVLGLAGLAVKSQALSTLAGLWQLDDNFSAKLMIQFYEQLKTSGTKAKALNAAQQTLLQESSEFKHPSFWAPYIIVGNWL; encoded by the coding sequence ATGAGCCAGAAATTTAGATTTCTTATCATCGCAATATTAGGGCTAATTTTAACGCTGAGTGTACCCCTGCGAGTGCATGGAAGGATTGAGAAGCCGGCCTTAAATATTGAATCTAATTGTACAGACATTCAAAACCTCTGTTTAATAGCAATCAGCCCCCAACCTTCAGCAGAAATTCTGTTGCAACAAGGCATAGATGCTTATAAAGCTGAACGGTTTGCAGAGGCAGCAGATTTTTGGGAAAAAGCGCTACAAGAATTTTCCGAAAGTCCCCTGAATCAAGCTTTAGTCTTGAATTATCTTTCGCTAGTATATCAGCAATTAGATCAATGGCAGCCGGCGGAGGAAGCAATTTTCAAAAGTCTTAATCTTTTAGATTCCCATAAATCTCCAGACAAATTGCCTATTTTGGCGCGAACTCTCACTACTTTGGGGCGGTTCCAATTAGCCCAAGGAAAGCCGCAAGTTGCTGTGGAAACTTTACAATCAGCCACAAAAACTTATGAGAAAATTGGGGATGAAGAAGGCAAAATAGGCAGTCTAATCAATCAAGCTCAAGCTTTACAAGATTTAGGATATTATCGGCAGTCATTAAAAACGTTAGAATCTGTTAAATTAACCTTAGATAATCAACCTGATTCCGTTAAGCTCACTGGCTTACTAAGTTTAGGCAATTCTCTAAGAAAAGTAGGCGATTTAGACCATTCTTGGTGCGTTTTAAACGAGGGTTTAGCAGTCGCTAAACGGGTACAATCTCCACAGCTTATTGCGAATATTTCTCTTAGCTTAGGGGATACTGCCCGAATTTTAGGTAACAAAGATCGAGAGCAGTATAAAAATATAGTATTTGGTCAGCAGAGCACTCCTTTAAAGATTCCTGAAAACTGTAATGATTCTGCCAAAATCAACAATAATGCTTTAGGATTTTACCAGCAAGCTCAAGCCTTCTACCGGCAAGCCAATGAAACTGCCTCCACTTCATCTCTAGCAAGCATCCAAGCGTCTCTTCAGCTAGTAAGCCTTTCTCTGATTATAGCAGAGGTTAAAGAATGGAAAAATTACTGGATACCTGCACTCGAAGAAGCTCATGAGTTGTTGCCTCAGCTTCATGCACAGATTCGTGATTTAGCCTCAAGCCGACAAGGTATTTATTCTCAAGTAATTTTAGCAGAATATTTGACTAAATTTAAACAATTAGCTAAAGTCTCTGATTTCAAAACCAAGTCTTTCAATTTTCCCACCGATGAAGAAATTGAGCAGCTTTTACGAACAGCCATTCAACAAGCAAAAGATTTAAAAGATGATCGATCAGAAGCATACGCGCTTGGCTACTTGGGTAAGTTTTATGAACAAAATCAAATGTGGGTGAATGCTAGAAAATATACAGAAGCCGGTTTAAATAAATCTCAAAGTATTTTTGCCTCAAATATTACTTATCAGTGGCAATGGCAGTTAGGACGAATCTTAAAAGCGCAAGGAGATACATCCGGTGCAATTACTGCCTATACTGAAGCTGTCAACTCTCTTCAAGATATCCGCCAGAATTTAGTCGCCATCGATTTAAACTTAGCCGGCATCAAATCTGACTTTCAATTTGACTTTCAAGAAAAAGTAGAACCTGTCTATCGGCAGTTATTCGATTTGCTGTTGAGTTCGGGAGAAACTGAAAACTTGAAAACTGCTATCAGTGTTATGGAATTGTTTCAAGTGGCTGAATTAGAAACTTATTTGAAGTGCCGGCTGCTGCCATCTAATCGAGTACAAAAATTCAAAACAGTGGGAGAAACCCAACAAGCATTAGAAGAAAAACTCGCAGAAATTCATAACCTCGATCCAGCAGCCGCGCTCATTTATCCAATTATTTTAGATGACCGTATTGAAGTTATTATCTCCTTTCCCGACCAATCAATCAAGCATTATCCATGTTTTATATCTAAATCAGAGGTTGAAAAAAATCTTTACAATCTTCGTACAAACTTATCCGCAAAACCACACAAACCAGAAAAGCAGATTCAGCGGGACTCTCAAGAAGTTTATAAGTGGTTGCTGCAACAGCCTGAATCTATGCTAGCCGAGAAAAATGTTAAGACATTAGTATTTGTGTTAGATGGATCTCTGCGAAATATCCCAATGCCGGCTCTTTACAATCAGGCAAAAAAACAGTATTTAGTTAAAGACTATGTGACTGCTCTATCTCCTGGCTTACTACAACTGAATCTGAAGCATTTTTCTTGGCAAAATTTAAAAATATTACTAGCCGGCAGAACTAGCAATGCTCCTCGTTATGGATTTCCCAATCACTTGCCGGCTGTCAAAGCAGAATTAGTTGGAATTCAAAAAACATTTTCAAATCAAAAACTATTTCTCGATGAAAATTTTATTTGGAATAAGGTGACAAAAAGCCTGAAAAACTCTAATTTTTCCGTTCTGCATATCGCCACTCACGGTAAATTTAGTTCTAACCGGCAAGAAACCTTCATTCTCGATTTTGAAAATAAACCCCTGAACATGGATAATTTAGATAGCTTATTTCAAGACGAAGATCCCATAGAATTGCTCACCTTCAGCGCTTGTGAAACGGCGGAAGGGGATAATCGAGCTGTGTTAGGACTTGCAGGCTTAGCCGTGAAATCTCAAGCACTCAGTACCCTTGCAGG
- a CDS encoding S-layer family protein: MKRGAYLFSLVSSIALCSYTNTHITAQIVPDGTLPVNSVVTPDGNTSVITGGTAAGGNLFHSFSSFSLPAGNQAYFNNALTVENIFGRVTGKNLSNLNGLIRANGTANLFLINPNGIIFGPNASLNIGGSFFASTADQINFKDGSFFSAKEPQSSPLLTINVPVGLQFGNSSNGSIVNQSVAKVGEQVVGLQVNAGETLALLGGNVTLDGGHLTAPQGQIELGSVGEQSLIRLIPTETGIALGYEDVQAFKDIQLLRQSVVNTSGAGGGAIQVRGRQINLTDGSAIISNTLGLNNGGGIVIEAERFLVQNGAFVSSLTAGAGSSGDLTVRASESVHLTGSGNFIETLLSILNRTFDSNNIRDGIFTASFGAGNSGNLTIKTSRFTAENGALVLSSTFNQGEGGALSVNATESVNIVNAGLLTGTGGPKASGDLTITTTRLNLLEGGVLATSSLGEGRGGNITVNAAESVEVISPGEPIFIPINGFLRPIALGLSAISSESFSSADAGNLIINTKRLGVRNNGLIKTNTTGEGLAGKLTINALDKVEVMGNFSVIATSNFGAVTNSFNSAGDLRIETKQLIVRNGGQIQTATFGRGGGGNLYIKASESIELSGTSVDKSRVSGLLSSSQEFGVENVGNAGNIKIETGRLVVRDGARISVSGERTGNAGNLEIIANSIYLDNGSIRARTGAGDFGNILIQSNDIQLRRGSNIATDAGNSDGGNIRITTGTLAALENSDITADAQQGRGGQVFIDAQGIFGTAYRLRQNLATSDITATSELGVQFNGIVEIDLLEVNLNAGLIDLPANFVNAERLIVLGCESDGNASRFINTGTGGLPPEPSEALASNAFWDDLRPLKPLETALVAEITPPRTAAPDTLVEAQGWVKDGNGNIVLTADVPVATPHTPWQTSAGCDGKGTRK, translated from the coding sequence ATGAAAAGAGGTGCTTATCTGTTCTCACTTGTGAGCAGTATAGCGCTGTGCTCTTATACAAATACTCACATAACTGCACAAATCGTTCCCGATGGGACGCTGCCGGTTAATTCTGTTGTCACGCCTGATGGCAATACCTCAGTGATCACCGGCGGTACGGCTGCAGGGGGTAATTTGTTTCACAGCTTCAGCTCATTTTCTTTGCCGGCGGGCAATCAAGCTTATTTCAATAACGCCCTAACTGTTGAAAATATCTTTGGCAGAGTTACCGGCAAGAATCTTTCTAACCTTAATGGCTTAATTCGCGCCAATGGCACCGCTAATCTATTTCTAATCAATCCCAATGGAATTATTTTTGGCCCCAACGCTTCATTAAATATTGGTGGCTCATTTTTTGCCAGTACAGCAGACCAGATTAATTTTAAAGACGGCAGCTTTTTTAGTGCGAAGGAACCCCAATCGTCGCCTTTATTAACCATTAATGTGCCGGTTGGCTTACAATTTGGCAATTCATCAAATGGGAGCATTGTCAATCAATCCGTTGCCAAAGTTGGTGAGCAAGTTGTGGGTTTGCAAGTGAATGCCGGTGAAACTTTAGCGCTTTTGGGCGGGAATGTAACTTTAGACGGCGGACATCTAACAGCACCTCAAGGGCAAATTGAATTAGGCAGTGTTGGTGAGCAATCTTTGATCAGACTCATCCCAACAGAAACAGGAATTGCTTTGGGATATGAAGATGTTCAGGCTTTTAAAGATATTCAATTGTTGAGACAATCTGTTGTTAATACCAGTGGCGCAGGTGGCGGTGCAATTCAGGTACGAGGAAGGCAGATAAATCTCACTGATGGATCGGCCATTATTTCCAATACGCTAGGACTGAATAACGGAGGCGGCATTGTTATTGAAGCCGAGCGATTTCTTGTGCAAAACGGTGCATTTGTGTCTAGTCTGACTGCGGGTGCCGGTTCTAGCGGAGATTTAACCGTGCGAGCTTCCGAATCCGTACACCTAACAGGAAGCGGAAATTTTATAGAAACTTTACTCTCGATCTTGAATAGAACATTTGACTCCAATAATATCCGTGATGGTATTTTTACTGCAAGCTTTGGTGCCGGCAACTCAGGAAACTTAACGATTAAAACGAGCCGGTTTACAGCCGAGAATGGAGCCTTAGTTTTATCCTCTACTTTCAATCAGGGGGAAGGTGGAGCGTTGAGTGTCAACGCAACTGAGTCAGTCAATATTGTAAATGCTGGATTGCTCACGGGTACAGGTGGACCCAAAGCTTCAGGAGATTTGACAATTACCACAACACGGTTAAACCTCCTTGAGGGGGGCGTGTTGGCAACTAGCAGCTTAGGCGAAGGGAGAGGAGGAAATATAACGGTAAATGCGGCTGAATCAGTAGAAGTGATTTCACCAGGGGAACCCATTTTTATACCAATAAATGGCTTTTTACGGCCAATCGCATTAGGTTTGAGTGCAATCTCATCTGAGTCCTTTAGTTCGGCAGACGCTGGAAATTTAATTATTAATACAAAGCGCTTGGGTGTTCGTAACAATGGGCTGATCAAGACTAATACTACTGGTGAAGGATTGGCTGGAAAATTAACAATTAATGCTTTAGATAAAGTCGAAGTAATGGGAAATTTTTCAGTTATTGCTACTAGCAATTTTGGAGCTGTTACAAATAGTTTTAATTCAGCCGGCGATCTGAGAATTGAGACTAAGCAATTAATTGTTAGGAATGGAGGGCAAATACAAACTGCAACTTTTGGTAGGGGCGGGGGTGGGAATTTGTACATAAAAGCTTCAGAATCAATAGAATTGAGTGGGACTTCTGTAGATAAGAGTAGAGTCAGTGGTTTATTAAGCAGTTCTCAAGAATTTGGAGTTGAAAACGTAGGTAATGCTGGCAACATTAAGATTGAGACGGGGCGTTTAGTTGTCCGAGATGGAGCCAGAATTAGTGTCAGCGGGGAAAGGACAGGAAATGCAGGAAACTTAGAAATCATAGCCAATTCTATTTATCTGGATAATGGCAGTATTAGGGCAAGAACTGGAGCTGGTGATTTTGGCAATATTCTAATTCAATCAAATGACATCCAGTTACGTCGAGGGAGCAATATTGCCACAGATGCCGGCAACAGTGATGGCGGTAATATTCGGATCACAACCGGCACCTTAGCCGCTTTGGAAAACAGTGATATCACAGCCGACGCACAACAAGGCAGAGGCGGTCAAGTTTTTATCGATGCTCAAGGAATTTTTGGCACTGCCTACCGGCTACGACAAAACCTAGCAACCAGTGATATTACTGCCACGAGTGAACTGGGCGTTCAATTTAATGGCATTGTAGAAATTGATCTTTTAGAAGTTAACTTAAATGCTGGATTAATTGATTTGCCAGCTAATTTTGTGAATGCTGAAAGGTTGATTGTGCTCGGTTGTGAAAGTGATGGAAATGCCAGCCGGTTTATTAACACCGGCACAGGGGGTTTACCTCCTGAACCCAGTGAGGCGCTGGCTAGCAACGCATTTTGGGATGATTTACGCCCTCTGAAGCCGCTTGAAACCGCCTTGGTTGCTGAAATCACCCCACCCCGCACGGCTGCGCCCGATACCCTTGTGGAGGCTCAAGGCTGGGTGAAGGATGGGAATGGCAATATTGTTCTCACTGCCGATGTGCCGGTTGCCACACCCCACACTCCTTGGCAAACATCTGCCGGTTGTGATGGAAAAGGGACTAGGAAGTAG